The following DNA comes from Lentibacillus sp. Marseille-P4043.
TCATAAGGAGGGGGTTATAGATGCTTTTAATGAACTGTTCACAGATCTTAATGATAATTTAAAACAGCATTTGGAATCATTTCAATCAAATGTAGACTCAAGTGAATCGGCTATTATTCAGAGTGACTACTTAAATGACCTGGATATTCAAATTGATATAGATTACCAAAAATTAAACGGTATCAACGAGAATATCCAGAAGGCAATAAATAATGTATCGGACATCACTAGTGCAAGTGCACCACCATTTTATTCTATTACTAATGACGAGAACGAGGTAATTGAAACAATCGCGGAGCTGGATGGAAATTTATCATCCTTTACTGGTGAAGGAAAACACCATGATTCCCAAACAAAAGCTTTAATGGAACGCATCGAAAAGACGATGAACTCAGTAAAAGGATCTGGTGAGGAAAGATTTAGTGATTACAAAGTAAATAAAGACTTGCAGAACTTAAAGGACTTTGTAACTATTTATTTAGCACCAGGGGTTACTGGAACGACCTCAAGCACTGCTATAGCTAAGGCAGCCAAAAATAAAGGGTTAAGTGTTTCTAAATACGTAAAAAATGGGAAAACAACTTATCGAATAAACGCAAGTGAAGAAGCTTTAGAAGCACTAGGAGTAAAACCGGATGTTCATGCTCAAAATGCATTAAATCAAAGTGCAAAATCGGGGCAGGCGAAAGCCCCATTAAATTATTATGATAAAAAAACCGGAAAGCAAGTTTGGTCCAATGTAGGAAAAGAAGTTGTAAAGAGTCACCCCAATATGGAGGTATACAACTATGATGAAAGTCCAACAGGGAAATTTAAATCAGTTGGGCGAGCGACTGCAAGAGGAGCAATAAATAGTGTAACGGATTTAAATCCTAAAGAGATTGTTAGTGGAAGTGTAATCAACAGGGCAGGAAAAGCATTGGGACCAGTTGGCGCGGGCTTAAATTATTATAGTAATTACAATGATGCTAAGTCAGATGGTTTAACCGGATCAGAAGCACATACGCGTGCTGCTGTTGATACAACGATTGATACGGTAGTTGGAGGAGCTGTTCAGACAGGTGTTACAGCTGCTGTTAGTTTGGCAATCCCAATACCTGTTGTTGGAACGGCGATAGGGGTAGCTGCTGGGATTGGAGTAAACTCACTTTTAAATGTGAAGTTTGGCAAAAGTAACAAATCAGTAATGGATCGTGCAAAGGATGCATTTCACAAATTGACGGGTTGGTTTAGTTAGAGACTAGGAGGCTAAAGTAGTGCAAAGTAAATTACCAGAAGAAAGTTTTGCAGCATTAAGGGGACCATTTGAATCAGGGAGACAAAAACCAAAATCTTTAGCTTTTACGTTACTATTATTCGTTTTTATCCAACCCTTAATGTTCTTTTTGACATATGTTGTGGCCGCTGATGGGACTATTTATCCCAATAAAGATATGATAATGAATATTCATTTATGGATCACTGCAGCACTTGTATTGTTATCTATAATTTTTGCGATTCCGGTAATATATAATAAGGGTCAAATAGCCCAGTATCTATTAATTATTTTGACATCACAAAATACAGGAGCAACTTTCTTATATATAAGTTCATTATTTTTGTTAGGTTCTGATCGTCTTGGAATAGATGCTACCAAGGATTCTCTTTTAAACTTTATGTACGTAACACTAATTATTGGACTGTTAGTTTTTATTGTCACATGGATTCGGTTTTATGTGTTATTACAAAGAGGCCATTATAGAGAAGGGTCCAAAAAGGATAATCTTAGGAAGAAATTCGAAGCAAAGTCCTATTTACCAATGGCGATTATTGTTGGTACTGGGGTGGTTTATGTAATTCAATATGTAGCAAGAAATAGTTATATGATAGATATTAATGTTATGGTCGTGGTCATAATAGGGCCACTACTCTTTTTTGCTATGTTATTCGTTCTTCCCGAACAAATTGTGATTCTTTACTGTAAATACCGGTTTGAAAGCTTTAATTTTAATAAAGATGGAAACTTAAAACCAATTAGTAGAAAGGATGCTTAGGATGCGCATTGAGACTCGATCACTTAATTTTGATAATCTATTAATCTATGAAACTAGGCAATTAAGGAAGGACTGGCAAGAGGGCTTTTTCTTGATGGAAGATTTTACGCTTGCGGAAGGTATCTATAAGAATGGTCCAACGTTTTTTTCTGTTGCACCTGAGAAAGGTGAAGATAAGTTTGGTAGCTTTACGTATTATTTGCCAATAAGTGAACCTGTTACATTAGCAGATGAAACAGATTTTCAATTTCAGGAAGGATTTCACATCGAAGAAGCTTTAGTTTTACGTCAAGCGGATGAGGCGACTGATTTTCATGCTGCTTATGCAGAGATAAAGAAATATGCCGGGAAAAATAATATTTCAATAGAGGACACTTTCTATTGTGTTTTACTGGAAGTATTTGATGAATATATTATTGATTTATATGTACCGTTAAAAGATCGGGGAGATGCATCATGATTGTAGAAAATCATCATATCGCTCATCTTAATGTTGTTTCAAAGTATTATCGCTTTGCCCCAGAGGAGATTGATATAGCAATTAAGGATTTTCAATCGGTTTTGGAAAAGCATGGTTATCACCCAGATGGGAGAATGCTTTTTTCTATTTTAAGTGATCCAACAAGTGAGATTATGAATGCAGAAATCTTTTTGCCGATTAAGGAAGATAACGTTATGATTCAAGAGCAGGAACAAATAAACTTTCGTAGTTATTTATCTATTAAGCCAATGATTATGACACGTGTGATGGAAGATTTTGATGCACAATCCCAGGTAAGGTATTGGGAGTTGATTGATTATATTAGGCGAAATGGCATGAAACAAAAGACACCAGTATTTGCAGAATTTAAGAACAGTCATTTGGGTCGGGATTACGTGGAAATGAGTGTCGGGGTCTAAATTAGTACGGTGAAACAATTGGCATCAAGAGTAATCAATAAAATGATGGAGAGGTTATTAAAATGAAAAAGGCTTTTTTGTTAAGCGCGATAGTATTAGTGCTGTTCTTAGCAGCATGCAGTGATCCAAAAGAGGATAAAGCCGAAAATAACCAGAAGCAGGACCAAAAGACGGAGACGCAAGCTAAGGAAAAAACAAATTCAAATGAAGAGGCAGCAGATGAGGTGGATAATTTGGTGTTGCAATTGCAAAAGCAAGATGAGGAAGCTGGAGTTACCGTTGAAAGTAACAGCATTTATAGCATCTTAGATGAAGCGATTAAAGCGGATCCGCAAATGGGAGTACCAAATGACTTTAGTCTTTACCCTTTTGATATTTCCATAAATCCCGATGGAAGCCATTCTATTATTTTCCTGGCTATCAACCGATTAAAGGATCCGATCAAGAATGTGTCTTTTAATATGACTTTTGGGAATAAAAATGGTGAATACATATGGGAAGATTCAGAAACTTCGCTGCCAGAAAAACAATTTGGTGTTATTCAACCAGATCATGCGGTGCCATATATGCTTGATGTAACACCAGAGCAAGAAAAGATATTTGATGGTTTAACCAATGATAACGTTTATTTGAAAGTAAATAACTTTAATATGGACGTTGTTGAGTAATATTCATGATATGGCAAAGGGAAGTCTCCTTTGCCTTTTAATTTGGCACAGTTTGATCCAGTATAAATGCTGGATCGTAACTATACATTGGTGCCTAAAGGGTTGCAGAGAGTTAATGATAGATGTGTCATACATCCGAATTAAAAAAAGTTCCACATGCAAGAAGTAATATTGTACATAAGCGATAATGGAAAAACGGATGGTAAGTTTCGTTTTAAAGATAGCGAAAATACAAGGTTCCAGCGAGAGGCATGTTTTATAAATAGTTATAAGTATTGTTTTGGGTTAGGTGAAACCATGAATAAAATTTAATTCCGTTTTATACAGAGAATATAAAGGATAGACAGAATATATGATAAAAAGCGAAAAGTGGTTGAGTGTAATGAGGAATGTTGTGTCAATATTATTTATGGTAATTTTATTTTTCATTGTGATAAAGAAGAACATTTTATATTAATATAGACTTTTATTCTATTTTAATGAAGAAAATAACGCAAGTGTTAAAATCGATTCACATGTATGTTATCAATGTTAAATCTTTAGATAAAAAGGATGATTTTCAGTGAAAGAAAAAATACCGTTGGTTGGGACAATAATAGGTTTGATTGTTTTTATATTAGTTATGATTGGAATTAATAGCGGAGTCACTATACTTTTTTATGTTGTCTTGGTACCTGCCGTTTTTATACTTATCATCCATCTCTCTTCTAAATTTTTGCCGGATTTATGGGCTTCTATTGTATTGGTAGGTTTGACTGTAATTTGTATTCATTATTTTTTTCGATTATGGAGTGTCACCATTATACTGTTGTGTTACTCGGGGTTTTTAATTTTCGCAGAGAATATGATCAAAAACAAAAAGTGGTCGAAAGTAGCAATGATTGTTGCAACAATAGTATTTTTCGCGATCTTATTTTTTCTTGTGATAAAGAAAAATTTTTCATAGTGTTAGTGAAATAAGTGATACATCGGCAAAATTCAGTAATGCTAATTGCAGAGACAGTTACATAATTTTATAAGCCCTTTTGAGGGGATAGATAAATATTAAGATATAAAAAGCGATAGTGATAAAAAAGCTAGTGTTACGGTTGAAAACAACGAAATCTGTAATGAACTGTCGGATGACCTAAAGACGACTTCTGAAAAAATTAAATCGGACTTGGATCATATTAAAGCAGATATTGGATCAAATTATTGCAATGGAGACTTTTTCGGGAAAAAACAGCAAAACAGGCGAGAGGTTATTTTGGCGATCTGCATAAGACGATTCTTGACGCATTTAATGGGTTGTTCACAGACCTGAATGATAATTTGAAACAACACTTGGATTTGTTCGAATCTGATGTAGATTCAAGTAAAACAGCGATTATAGAGAGTGACTATTTGACTGATACTGAAATGGATGTAGATGAAAAATATGAAGAATTAAACTTTGAGCATCAGGTTATAAACAGAACAATTAGTAGTGTAGCAGATATTACTAGTGCGACTACACCCAATTTCTCCCCAGTAACGAACGATGAAAATGAAGTGATTGAAGAGATAACAGATTTAGAAGATAAGTTTACTTCGTTTACTAGTGAAGGGAAAGAGCATGATTCTGAGATAAAGGAATTGTTGCATCATATTGAGGTTGCGATGAATCGAGCAGGCAGGAGCATAGGTGAGGCTCGGTTTGCTGATTATAAAAGTAAATCTACTGAAGTCGGGTTAGGTGCGTTAAAGGATTATAATGAAGGTAAGCGGGAAGAGGAAATCCAAAAAGCCCGGAAAGCTAAGAATGATGCGATAAAGGATCTTAATGAACCTTCGCAAACAGTGGTAAATAATGCCCTTGAAGATTTAGAAGACGGTAAAATTACCAGTGAGGAATTCCATGTAATCTTGTCGACATTCAAGAGGATAAACAACGATAAATTAAGTGAAGATGAATTGAATGAAGAATTGCCACCAATTGTAGATAAGTATTTGCACGACAATAGCGTTAAGATTGGCGCGGATTTAGGTATTCCAATTTTTGCTTCAGTCATGGAGCAGACAGGTTTGGGAGCAATGAGACTTGGTGGTTTAGTAAATACCTTTAATGGAATCCGTGGTCCAGCTGGCTCAGGTTACTATGTAATTGTTGATCCAAAATCAGCAAAGGCGGCTAAGCCTTTTTTTAAGGCTGGAAAGGGTATTCAAGTAGCAGGGAAGTACCTAGGTCCTGCATTTGCCATAGCGGGGGGTTATCTTGGATACGTTGATGATAGAAATAAAGGAAAGACACCGGGTGAAGCATTTACACATAATGTGGTATCTACAGGAGTGGGCTTTGGAACAAGTACTGTAGCGACAATAGCCATAGCTGCAGCAGCATCCAATCCAGTTGGGTGGGCCGCTGTAGGCGTTGCGGCTGCAGGTACTGCTATAGGTATTGGCGCAACAGCGTTTTTCAATTGGGCGTATAATAGTAATATCCTTCACCTTCAGGATGGTCTGGACTGGGCGGGTGAACAAATAGATAATGCGGCAAATTGGGTAGGCGATCAATTAGATAATGTTGGTGAAGCTTTAAGTAGTGGTCTTGATGCCATCAATCCATTTTCCTGACGCCACAAAACAAATTGAATTTGTAAGGGATGACTGGGCGTATAACTTGTACTCACGAATCTAATATTGAATTTTGCTCTTAATAAGGGGAGGCTATACCGGATATGCATGCCATTCCTGCCATTCATCTGATAAGATTAATAGATTTTTTTAGATTCAAATTCTACCAATTATGGGATCTGTCTTTGTTATGTTATATGCTGTTCTTTCTTATGCACTGATAATCCGTATAAAAAACCATCGTATTTACATGTTCGAAGTTGTTTTAAGGAAAAGGAACGTTTTAGGAATGGGGAGAGGGATAAATCTAATGAATTGTGATATACAACGTGTGGTAAAAAATTCAAGATATAGAATTCTGACCATCAACGGAGAAAAATTTATACTTGATATTTGGGGATCCTTTTGGAAAATTGTATTTCCTTTTTTCTTCTGGATGCTGCCAAATTCCGTTTATAAAGTTGATGATCCAGATCTTGTTGAAAAATTAACCACCTTGGAAGTAAAACAGAATAAGATAAGGATGGCGCTCGCGGTGTTAGCTGGAGGTGTTTCTGTTTTTTTGGGGAACCTTTTAACACCTTTAATGGATTACTTTAATTTTCAAAGTACGAAATTGGTCAGACTAATGATTATAACAATTACTATCATTGTTGTCTTGACACTATTTTTTTATATGGCTAAGAGATGTAAAATACGCCTATATAGTATGGCTAATCTTGAACGGCTGCCAACGGACCGATTATGGATTAGGCCAATGTCCTTCAAGCATTTTTTTCAAGTTTTATTTAGTTATCTCATTTTTCTCTTATTCGCCTTATTCGCATTTGCGGCATTTTTTAATATGCCAAATGTAATAGCATTACTTGTTGCGGCGGCCTTCTCATTTCTTTTATTGATTGTCAACGCTATGACTGTAATGGGAGAAAGCACAACAGTGAAATTTAGGGAATAAAGATACGGCAGCTTAGATGTCCATCGAAGTGAAACATAAAAACAAGGAATTGCGACACGGTAGGTACGGGTATTGAGGGCTTCATAGCGATGTTTTTAAAAGCCTATAATTTTTGTATTTGTTTACCATTGTCTACTTAGTGGTAATAGTAGGCCACATTTTTAAATTTTAGGTGAAGAAAAAACGGCGGTTTTCACTGAATACAATAAACTGAAAAAGCATCAATAAACCGAGAGAGGAGAATTTACATGTTACCAATTGGATCGATTGTATATCTGAAAGAGGGGACGAGTAAACTAATGATCTTGAACAGAGGACCACTTCTTCAGGCAGGTGAAAATGAAGGCGAAAGAGTAATGTATGATTATTCCGGGTGTTTTTATCCACAGGGACTAGATCCCAATAATGTTTTCTATTTTAATGAAAAAAATATAGATGAAGTGGTATTTGAAGGATTTAAAGATTCCGAGGAAGAACGTTTTCAGAAGATTTACTATGACTGGAAGGAAGAAAATAAAGAAAATGTTAAAAAAGGAACTGTAACCGGACCGTTAGAATAAAATTGGATTGAAGCATATGTAATATATGCTTCTTTTTGTGCGCAATCAAATAACGTCTCAGAACAAACAAATGAACTAGAATAGAACAATATCTATTTTTACTCTATTACTAATAATGGGAGTGCAGTATTGGAACAAGAGAAGGAGGTGAAGATTCTATGAACTGCAAGGTGCATGGCGTATATAAAAATCTTAGGTATCGAATCCTGGTTATTGAAGGTCAAACCTATATCTTGGACTTAGGGAAATCCATTTGGAAAGTTCTCTTTCCATTTTTGTTTTGGATATCTCCTAACACTGTTCTTAAGGTGGAAAGTACCGAAGTTGTGGAAAAGTTAAAGGCACCGAGTGTGAAACAAGTAAATACAGGAGGACATGGGTGGATTGGTGGTGGTATTGCCGTATTGATAGCAAACCTTTTAAGGCCATTGATGGATTATTTTGATATCCAAAGTTCCCCATCCGTTAATTCGGTTATTGTTATGATCACAGTCATACTCCTATTATCCTGCGTTTATATATTAGACATATAAATAAAAGAAATCTCTATCAAGTTGTTAATCTTAAAAAACTATCAACAGAGCGATTATGGTTCAAGCCAAAGCCAATCAAACATTTTTTCCTAGTCACAGGTATGTACTTATTTTTCCTGGCACTTGCTGTGTTAGGTTTTGGTGCATTTATTAAGTTCCCGAATGTGATGATATTATTCTTTACGATGGTATTATTGCTCTTTGTATTGTTTTCCAGCAATATAACGGTAGCGGTAGGAAGTACTACAGTGAAATTCAAAGATGATAAAAAAGAAGCTGTCTAACATCGAATACGATAAAAAGTTGCACTGCAATGGGAGAGGGGAGTTAACCAATGAAATGTGACATCCAACGTGTCGTAAAAAACCCAAGATACAGAATCCTGATCATTGATGAAGAACAATTTATCCTAGATATATGGGGATCCTTTTGGAAGATCGTATTTCCTTTTTTCTTCTGGATGCTGCCGAATTCCGTTTTTAAAATTGATAATCCGGATATCGCTGAAAAATTAACGAAATCAGAGGTGAAGCAATCAAACATAGGGATGGGCGTTGCATTGTTTGTCGGAGGTATTTCTGTCCTTGGGGGAAATCTTTTAACACCCTATATGGATAACTTTAACTTCCAAGGCACAAAGTTAGTTAGGCTCATGCTTATAGCGATTGCGATTATTATTGTGTTTTCATTGTTTTTTTATATTACTCAAAGGTGTAAAAAGGGATTATACAGAATAATTAACCTGGAACAATTGACATTAGAACGAATATGGATCAGGCCAAGATCCTCCAAACATTTTTTTCGGGTTTTATTTTTCTACCTTTTCTTTCTCTCATTAACTCTGTTGTTTTTTGTGGGTTTTTATGGGTTTCCTAATGTAATTGGATTGCTCGTGGCAGCGTCTTGTTTTTTTATCTTATTGCTTACTATTGTTGTAGCGATAAAAGGAGACAGAACTACAGTGGAGTTTAAGAGGGATAACGATATAGCGATCTAACATTGATGGAAAATATGGAGGCAGCTCCAATCCCGCTTATAAAGCAGGATATAATCTGATAATTCGGTTGCTGCTTTCCTTTGTCTTTTTTTCAAAAGCATGATTTCAAATATATAAAAATGGTATTTGATCTTAACTTTGAACTAAAGTGTGGCTATGTGTAATAAAAATTATCAGAAGTGGATTTCGCTATGTTAACGCCAATGGTTGTAATATTTTATGCAATGCTATTTGTTTCCCTATGGTAGATAAAGAATACATAAATTTCTCAACGCGTGATGCATAATGTCGGAGTGAGGAAAGGTTTCTTCGGTGATTAGATGAGTAAAAAAGGTGGTGAACAGGTGAATAAACTTACTCCATTAATCTTTTACCTCACAGTCGGGGGGCTAATTGTCTTTGTGCTAACCATGTTTATCATCGGTGCAGGAATAAAAATGTTTCTATACATTGTTTTAGGGTTTGCTGTACTATTCTTGGTATGATTACTAGTTTTTTAGAAAAAAATTATACCCTGTATGGCTTGGTGTTTTGGGATCCGGAGCTGTAGTTGTCATTGTACAATTATTAATCCAGTCTTGGCTTTGTACCTTATTAATGGCCTGTTTATTTGGGGTTCTTATCTTTGTCCATTTTAGGATTACAGATACAAAATGGTCAAATGTGGTGTCGTTTCTGGTGTATGGAGCGATGATTATAGTGGTTCTATATTTCGGTGTGTGACTGAGGCTTATGATAGTTTTATGAAAATTAAATGATGCTTAATGGAGACTCAACCACTTGTTTTTGATAATCTAATAAACTATAAAAAATTCAACATCGAAGGGATCATTCATTCGGGGTTTATTTTAAAATTGATGAGGTGAAGGAATGAAAAAATATAGTACTGCATTAATATTGATGGCATTTATTCTAATTGGATGCAGTTTTTCAGTAAGTTTTGGCGATGATTCGAAAAGAAAAGCGATGAGAAAGGTGATTAGACTTTACAATTAACAAAGGTGGATGAGAAAGCTGGTGTAACGTTGGAAAATGAAACGTATAAGAGGTTGTTCAAAAAGTCCGGTAAAAATGACACATCGAATTTCTTCGTTGGCTTGTTTCTCCGCTCCTTGGAAAAGAAAATCGCTTTTCCTTCGTGCGATGTAGTTTCAGGGGGTGTCCCTTGTGCTCATGTATCTAAATGCATACATTCCGCTACTCGAAACTACGCCGCCTCGAACTTCTCGGTCCTTTTCATCCTCCTTTTTGAACACGCACTATATTGAAATAAACAGTATGATTCAGGAGGACCCTAAAATTGGTGCGGCAAATGATTTTAGTGTTTACACAATAAATATCTACCATACAGATTTTGGCAGACAGCTTTTCTTGTTGGGTTGAATTACGATGTTTGTTAAAGAAGTTTTGAAGAGAACTTATGAAACTGTGAATCTATGTAATAGGTAGCAGGACACGTGTGACTTTAGGTTCGGGTATTTAGTATGGGCGAGGGAGTGAGAAAATCATGGATAATAAAAATGCGTGGACGGCACAACTCTTGGCCAAAATTGGTGGATTTATTTGTATGGGTGCGTCTGGATTCTTTTTGGTATTAAACATGTTTACCCCAGTGGAAATTACCATTAATGATTCTTATACAAGCGGTACATTATGGGAACTTGCCTCTCATCCTGGTCCATTAACATTATGGTTGGGCTTGCTTGTTGGACTCTTCGTATTGGGAATGATCGGTCTGATGATTAGTAAAAAGGTGCAGACAAAAGCAACCATAGCGCAAGGATTTATTTTTATTATTATCGGGTTTCCAACGATAGTACTGGCTGGCGCGGGGATCCTTTTTATTATTGCTGGGGTGCAAACCTTTTTGGCGAAGAAGGTGCAGGAATTGACAGTTTGATGGTTATTATTTTTGTGTTTCCACTTCGCAAATACTCAGGGTTTCTCGTGTAATACAGAATTATTCGTATATTTAGTCATAAGGTCTCATTTCCAATATTTATGAGATACATTTCATCCCTTTATGTTAATATAAGTACTTGGGAAGATTGCGTGAAAACTATGAAAAAAGTAAGTGATACATTAATGTAGGATGATGCAACAAGGGTACCTATTCGATTATAAAAAGAAAGGGAACCTCTTTCTTGCGTTATCCGTATACATATATGTAAAACAAATTTAAGGAAGGTGGATATAACTTGAAAAAGTGGATGTTGCTAATCGTGGCTGGGTTGATGGCGCTTGTTCTTGCTGCATGTAATGAGACTGCTGAACCAGCGGAAGGCACAAGTGAGGAAAATGAAAGTGAACTGACAGCGAAGGAAGTATATACGAAGGCATTGGAATCATCGGAGGAAATGGAAAGTGCGGAAGTTTCCATGAATATGAACCAGCAGATTAAGTCTGAGGCAGATTCGATTTCAATGAATAACG
Coding sequences within:
- a CDS encoding T7SS effector LXG polymorphic toxin, whose protein sequence is MGNKVDISEVIEFSNDLKTTSSKIKSSLDQLVANIDKIDAMESFSGKAAKNSKGYFENFHKEGVIDAFNELFTDLNDNLKQHLESFQSNVDSSESAIIQSDYLNDLDIQIDIDYQKLNGINENIQKAINNVSDITSASAPPFYSITNDENEVIETIAELDGNLSSFTGEGKHHDSQTKALMERIEKTMNSVKGSGEERFSDYKVNKDLQNLKDFVTIYLAPGVTGTTSSTAIAKAAKNKGLSVSKYVKNGKTTYRINASEEALEALGVKPDVHAQNALNQSAKSGQAKAPLNYYDKKTGKQVWSNVGKEVVKSHPNMEVYNYDESPTGKFKSVGRATARGAINSVTDLNPKEIVSGSVINRAGKALGPVGAGLNYYSNYNDAKSDGLTGSEAHTRAAVDTTIDTVVGGAVQTGVTAAVSLAIPIPVVGTAIGVAAGIGVNSLLNVKFGKSNKSVMDRAKDAFHKLTGWFS
- a CDS encoding DUF5085 family protein, which encodes MRIETRSLNFDNLLIYETRQLRKDWQEGFFLMEDFTLAEGIYKNGPTFFSVAPEKGEDKFGSFTYYLPISEPVTLADETDFQFQEGFHIEEALVLRQADEATDFHAAYAEIKKYAGKNNISIEDTFYCVLLEVFDEYIIDLYVPLKDRGDAS
- a CDS encoding DUF5085 family protein — translated: MIVENHHIAHLNVVSKYYRFAPEEIDIAIKDFQSVLEKHGYHPDGRMLFSILSDPTSEIMNAEIFLPIKEDNVMIQEQEQINFRSYLSIKPMIMTRVMEDFDAQSQVRYWELIDYIRRNGMKQKTPVFAEFKNSHLGRDYVEMSVGV
- a CDS encoding T7SS effector LXG polymorphic toxin, whose protein sequence is MQWRLFREKTAKQARGYFGDLHKTILDAFNGLFTDLNDNLKQHLDLFESDVDSSKTAIIESDYLTDTEMDVDEKYEELNFEHQVINRTISSVADITSATTPNFSPVTNDENEVIEEITDLEDKFTSFTSEGKEHDSEIKELLHHIEVAMNRAGRSIGEARFADYKSKSTEVGLGALKDYNEGKREEEIQKARKAKNDAIKDLNEPSQTVVNNALEDLEDGKITSEEFHVILSTFKRINNDKLSEDELNEELPPIVDKYLHDNSVKIGADLGIPIFASVMEQTGLGAMRLGGLVNTFNGIRGPAGSGYYVIVDPKSAKAAKPFFKAGKGIQVAGKYLGPAFAIAGGYLGYVDDRNKGKTPGEAFTHNVVSTGVGFGTSTVATIAIAAAASNPVGWAAVGVAAAGTAIGIGATAFFNWAYNSNILHLQDGLDWAGEQIDNAANWVGDQLDNVGEALSSGLDAINPFS
- a CDS encoding DUF443 family protein, giving the protein MNCDIQRVVKNSRYRILTINGEKFILDIWGSFWKIVFPFFFWMLPNSVYKVDDPDLVEKLTTLEVKQNKIRMALAVLAGGVSVFLGNLLTPLMDYFNFQSTKLVRLMIITITIIVVLTLFFYMAKRCKIRLYSMANLERLPTDRLWIRPMSFKHFFQVLFSYLIFLLFALFAFAAFFNMPNVIALLVAAAFSFLLLIVNAMTVMGESTTVKFRE
- a CDS encoding DUF4176 domain-containing protein — encoded protein: MLPIGSIVYLKEGTSKLMILNRGPLLQAGENEGERVMYDYSGCFYPQGLDPNNVFYFNEKNIDEVVFEGFKDSEEERFQKIYYDWKEENKENVKKGTVTGPLE
- a CDS encoding DUF443 family protein, with the translated sequence MKCDIQRVVKNPRYRILIIDEEQFILDIWGSFWKIVFPFFFWMLPNSVFKIDNPDIAEKLTKSEVKQSNIGMGVALFVGGISVLGGNLLTPYMDNFNFQGTKLVRLMLIAIAIIIVFSLFFYITQRCKKGLYRIINLEQLTLERIWIRPRSSKHFFRVLFFYLFFLSLTLLFFVGFYGFPNVIGLLVAASCFFILLLTIVVAIKGDRTTVEFKRDNDIAI